The Virgibacillus sp. MSP4-1 genome has a segment encoding these proteins:
- a CDS encoding YdeI family protein, whose amino-acid sequence MTNAKTNPKVDDFLSQAPNWQQEFEELRRIILDCGLTEELKWNLPCYTFQKNNIVIIQGFKNYCALMFFKGALLKDPEAILTSPGEHSQAQRQIRFTDVQEIVTKESALKAYIHEAIEVQKAGLEVKKTTEFTIPDELQVKFDESPDFKKAFEALTPGRQRAYILYFSKAKQSKTRISRIEKYTEHIFNGKGLND is encoded by the coding sequence ATGACAAACGCTAAGACGAATCCCAAAGTTGATGACTTTTTGAGCCAAGCCCCAAATTGGCAGCAAGAATTTGAGGAACTAAGAAGAATTATTCTCGACTGCGGACTTACTGAAGAATTGAAGTGGAATCTGCCCTGTTATACATTTCAGAAGAATAACATCGTAATCATACAAGGGTTTAAAAATTACTGTGCTCTGATGTTTTTTAAAGGTGCTTTGTTAAAGGATCCGGAGGCAATTCTGACCAGTCCAGGGGAGCACTCGCAGGCACAGCGCCAGATTCGGTTTACCGATGTTCAGGAAATCGTTACAAAGGAATCCGCATTGAAGGCTTATATTCATGAAGCGATTGAAGTGCAAAAAGCCGGATTGGAAGTTAAAAAGACTACCGAATTCACGATTCCTGATGAACTTCAGGTAAAGTTTGATGAATCCCCTGACTTTAAAAAAGCATTTGAAGCACTGACCCCAGGAAGGCAAAGAGCCTACATTCTTTACTTTTCTAAAGCCAAACAATCCAAAACCCGAATATCAAGGATTGAAAAGTATACGGAGCATATATTCAATGGAAAAGGGCTGAATGATTAA
- a CDS encoding nucleoside hydrolase has product MNKTINVILDCDPGHDDAISMILAASKISNLHIEAITTVAGNVEVEKNTLNALKVCDIIGLDAPVAQGAAKPLLKKTEVAEEIHGETGLDGPKLPDKPSREAIDQHAVDVIIDKVLNSEEGITLVPTGPLTNIAMAMIREPAIIPKINEIVLMGGGTFGNWTPAAEFNIWVDAEAAKVVFESGVPIAMFGLDVTHQALATRDVIDRLSTIDNHVANFVVELLQFFSQTYKDVFDFEGGPIHDACTAAYLMDPSIFDLQHLRVDIETKGEFSYGMTSVDTLGVTNREPNVHFAYQLDQEKFWDLFDRALRAYSN; this is encoded by the coding sequence ATGAACAAAACGATCAACGTAATATTAGACTGCGATCCTGGACACGATGATGCCATATCTATGATTCTAGCAGCTTCAAAAATCAGCAACCTTCATATAGAAGCAATTACTACGGTGGCTGGAAACGTGGAAGTAGAAAAAAACACATTAAATGCTCTTAAGGTTTGTGACATTATTGGACTGGACGCTCCGGTTGCCCAGGGCGCTGCCAAACCGTTACTTAAGAAAACAGAAGTTGCCGAGGAAATCCACGGGGAAACTGGACTGGATGGACCCAAGCTTCCGGACAAACCTAGCAGAGAAGCAATTGATCAGCATGCCGTGGATGTAATCATTGATAAAGTACTAAACTCGGAGGAAGGCATCACCCTGGTACCAACAGGGCCACTAACGAATATTGCCATGGCGATGATCAGAGAGCCGGCCATCATCCCTAAAATCAATGAGATTGTCCTTATGGGCGGAGGAACATTCGGCAACTGGACACCTGCTGCAGAATTTAACATCTGGGTGGATGCTGAAGCTGCTAAAGTTGTGTTTGAAAGTGGTGTTCCTATCGCCATGTTTGGTCTGGATGTCACTCATCAGGCACTGGCGACAAGAGATGTCATCGACCGACTCTCCACCATTGATAATCATGTGGCCAACTTTGTCGTGGAGCTTTTGCAATTCTTCTCCCAAACGTACAAAGATGTTTTCGATTTTGAAGGCGGTCCCATCCATGATGCATGTACAGCCGCTTACTTAATGGACCCGTCCATCTTTGACTTACAGCATTTACGAGTGGATATTGAAACCAAAGGGGAATTTTCATACGGGATGACAAGCGTTGATACACTCGGAGTAACCAACAGAGAACCGAATGTACACTTTGCTTACCAGCTGGATCAGGAAAAATTCTGGGATTTGTTTGATCGGGCTTTAAGAGCTTACTCGAATTAA
- a CDS encoding ribokinase: MSFHRSKKILTIGSYNVGLTCKTGRLPMWGETLIGEGFSESYGGKGANQAVAAARLGGDVTFVGSLGKDRYGDDGLAMLNQEGIDTSHVLRNSDRNTGVGIILLNDDNDNGIIVDLGANHDLSPDYIATLEDTIAESDIVIFQLETPIQTVKKGMEIASHYGKTIIFNPAPANREAMDLLSLATIVNPNESELLLLNGRDTNHSPSEDECIELAQQLLAKGPEAMIVTRGEKDCLLVTETQVTNIPPRKIEAKDTTGAGDAFTGGLAIALSEGKDLINATKFASLTGSFCCMKEEVVPALPYREQLLSYEGSKES; encoded by the coding sequence ATGAGTTTTCACAGATCAAAAAAGATTCTTACCATCGGAAGCTATAATGTTGGTTTAACCTGTAAGACGGGCCGACTTCCGATGTGGGGAGAGACCTTAATAGGAGAAGGGTTTTCCGAGAGCTACGGAGGAAAAGGTGCGAATCAGGCCGTGGCCGCAGCAAGGTTAGGCGGCGATGTAACTTTTGTAGGTTCCTTAGGAAAAGACCGTTATGGCGATGATGGCTTAGCCATGTTAAACCAGGAAGGAATCGATACTTCCCATGTGTTAAGAAACAGTGACAGGAACACAGGGGTAGGCATAATTCTATTAAATGACGATAACGATAACGGCATTATTGTAGACTTGGGAGCGAATCACGACTTGAGTCCCGATTATATCGCAACACTGGAAGACACCATCGCTGAATCGGACATTGTCATTTTTCAGTTGGAAACACCTATTCAAACGGTAAAGAAAGGAATGGAAATCGCCTCTCATTACGGAAAAACAATTATTTTCAATCCGGCTCCTGCTAATCGTGAGGCTATGGATCTATTATCCCTGGCAACAATCGTCAACCCAAATGAATCAGAGTTATTGTTATTAAATGGAAGAGATACAAATCATTCACCTTCAGAGGATGAATGTATAGAGCTGGCTCAACAGCTGCTGGCTAAAGGTCCTGAAGCTATGATTGTCACAAGAGGAGAAAAGGATTGCTTACTTGTTACCGAAACACAAGTGACAAACATTCCGCCCCGAAAAATTGAAGCCAAAGATACCACTGGTGCCGGGGACGCTTTTACAGGCGGACTTGCCATCGCTTTATCTGAAGGAAAAGATCTAATCAATGCCACGAAATTTGCCAGTTTAACAGGGTCATTTTGCTGTATGAAAGAAGAAGTCGTTCCAGCTTTACCATATAGAGAACAATTACTTTCATATGAAGGGAGTAAGGAATCATGA
- the iadA gene encoding beta-aspartyl-peptidase, giving the protein MITLIKNGEIYTPDYIGKQSILILDGKIAVIGHVDQEAVEKMRVETEVIDAEGSIVVPGFIDPHVHLIGGGGEGGFATRTPEIQLSDMIQSGITTVVGLLGTDGTTRHMTSLLAKARGLEEEGISTYIYTGNYDVPTPTITSSVKDDVILIDKVIGTGEIAISDSRSGQPSLHELAKLAGESRVGGLLSGKAGVTHFHTGPGKEYLSLLHELLVQYEIPPSHLYATHVTRSQELLDDAIALAGKGAYVDMTADVKTGEWIRYYKENHGDMSHLTLSSDGNGSLPKFDEGGNLIGFGVASTKTLYEQVVAAVKEQGLPLEEILSLVTRNTAKVLRLKKKGRIEEKADADVLVLNKETLEVEHVLAKGRHMLRDQEIVVKGTFE; this is encoded by the coding sequence ATGATTACGTTAATTAAAAATGGAGAAATTTATACGCCAGACTATATCGGAAAACAGTCTATCTTAATTTTGGACGGAAAAATCGCTGTGATTGGACATGTCGATCAGGAAGCGGTTGAAAAAATGAGAGTGGAGACAGAAGTCATTGATGCTGAGGGCTCCATTGTGGTCCCGGGGTTTATTGATCCTCATGTCCATTTAATTGGCGGCGGAGGAGAAGGCGGTTTTGCGACACGGACGCCTGAGATTCAGTTGAGTGATATGATTCAGTCTGGAATTACCACTGTTGTTGGATTGCTTGGAACGGATGGCACAACCCGCCATATGACGTCGCTGCTTGCGAAGGCGCGTGGGCTGGAAGAAGAAGGGATATCCACCTATATTTATACAGGTAATTATGATGTCCCTACACCCACCATTACATCAAGTGTTAAGGACGATGTGATTTTAATTGATAAAGTGATTGGCACCGGCGAAATTGCAATTTCTGATTCCCGCTCTGGTCAACCTTCTTTACATGAATTGGCCAAGCTTGCCGGGGAATCACGGGTAGGCGGTCTGCTGAGCGGAAAAGCAGGTGTTACACATTTTCATACGGGTCCTGGGAAAGAATACCTTTCCTTATTACACGAGCTTCTTGTACAGTATGAGATTCCACCGTCCCATCTCTATGCAACCCATGTGACAAGGAGTCAGGAGCTGCTCGATGATGCTATAGCTCTGGCTGGCAAAGGAGCCTACGTGGATATGACAGCGGATGTAAAGACAGGGGAGTGGATCAGGTATTACAAGGAAAACCACGGTGATATGTCGCACCTCACCTTATCATCAGATGGGAATGGCAGTCTTCCAAAGTTTGATGAAGGGGGAAACCTGATCGGCTTTGGTGTCGCAAGCACGAAAACACTGTACGAGCAGGTAGTTGCGGCTGTTAAGGAACAGGGGTTGCCGTTAGAAGAGATCCTGTCTTTAGTGACAAGAAATACGGCTAAGGTGCTGAGGCTGAAGAAGAAAGGCAGGATTGAGGAAAAAGCAGATGCGGATGTGCTAGTGCTCAACAAAGAAACTCTGGAAGTCGAGCATGTATTGGCAAAAGGCCGGCACATGCTGAGGGATCAAGAGATTGTTGTGAAGGGAACGTTTGAGTAG
- a CDS encoding nucleoside hydrolase, whose protein sequence is MRRVIIDTDTAGDDTIALLTALHHFKVEGVTITGGNVDFDQEVENSLYTIEVFDPDDYVPVYKGYEGPIITYGKQQHQTVEDVHGKDGMGDSFFDKAKQRPESGHAIDFIIKKVKENPGEISFLAIAPLTNIAMALKKDPTIAKDIPHIYIMGGTNNTLGNITAAAEYNFWVDPEAARLVLHSGIPITMVGWDMCTKYSVMKDEDHEDIKKLSTRKSDFFIDINRVVMKFNKEVHKINGTTHPDTLLVAIAANEDLMTRSTHYYVDVETQGELTRGYSMVDLNNRSERPPNVRVCEEVDQKGFKNALLQVLAAD, encoded by the coding sequence ATGAGAAGAGTCATTATCGATACAGATACGGCCGGAGATGATACGATTGCCCTTTTAACCGCCCTGCATCACTTCAAAGTTGAAGGAGTAACGATTACAGGGGGAAACGTCGACTTTGACCAGGAAGTTGAAAACTCTTTATATACCATTGAAGTATTTGATCCCGATGACTATGTCCCTGTTTATAAAGGTTATGAAGGTCCGATCATCACATATGGAAAGCAGCAGCATCAGACGGTAGAAGATGTACATGGGAAAGATGGCATGGGAGACTCTTTCTTTGATAAGGCAAAACAAAGGCCGGAAAGTGGACACGCCATTGATTTTATCATTAAAAAAGTGAAAGAAAACCCTGGTGAGATTTCCTTTTTAGCGATTGCCCCCCTTACCAATATTGCAATGGCTCTCAAAAAGGATCCAACGATTGCCAAAGATATTCCCCATATTTATATTATGGGCGGCACAAACAATACGCTGGGCAATATTACAGCCGCTGCCGAATATAATTTCTGGGTTGATCCTGAAGCTGCTCGTCTGGTCCTGCATTCCGGAATTCCTATCACAATGGTGGGATGGGACATGTGCACAAAATACTCCGTTATGAAAGATGAGGATCATGAAGATATCAAAAAACTTTCGACAAGAAAATCCGATTTCTTTATTGATATTAACCGTGTTGTCATGAAGTTTAATAAAGAGGTCCATAAAATCAACGGCACCACACATCCGGATACGTTACTCGTGGCCATCGCTGCGAACGAAGACTTAATGACACGTTCTACCCACTATTATGTAGATGTTGAAACACAGGGGGAGTTGACCAGAGGCTATAGTATGGTCGATTTAAACAATCGCAGCGAAAGGCCACCGAATGTCAGAGTCTGTGAAGAAGTCGATCAAAAGGGTTTTAAAAACGCCCTATTACAAGTACTGGCAGCGGATTAA
- the nhaC gene encoding Na+/H+ antiporter NhaC, whose product MKREPNLFEAFSPIVVMLILLAVGYGVYGFNPEPLLILSSVYAGIIALRLGLSWDEMMEGIQEKIKQAMPAILILISIGILIGTWMISGTIPMMIYYGLQVIDPAFIVLIAFVVSAIISIVTGTSWGSAGTVGVALMGIATGLGANLPATAGAIVAGAYFGDKLSPLSDTTNLAPIAAGSELYEHIRHMLWTTVPAAIISLLVYLFVGFNLSSGNVETPETMNTMLQTLADMFEWNLLLLLPPIIILYGSIRKKPTLPTIILSSFIAAILGKWLQGFSATDIFASTVSGFHVSMVNQPGFDPESVIFEVTRLVNQGGMQSMTGVVLIAFSAFIFAGIMTKSGSLEVIIRALMKIVKRTGDLVLTTVLSCITMALVTGNSYLSIIVPGEIYKDTYRKQKLLAKNLSRTLEDSGTVVVPLIPWSSAGVFMAGTLGVPTLSYAPWAILCYVGFIFAIILGYTGIGIAKSVNVNEIDKDEDEVSAN is encoded by the coding sequence ATGAAGCGAGAGCCGAATTTATTTGAGGCTTTTTCACCGATTGTTGTTATGTTGATTTTGCTTGCTGTGGGTTATGGTGTATACGGGTTTAACCCTGAGCCGCTTTTAATTTTATCATCTGTTTATGCAGGAATAATTGCCCTTCGTCTCGGTTTAAGCTGGGACGAAATGATGGAAGGGATACAGGAGAAGATAAAGCAGGCCATGCCGGCGATTTTAATCCTAATTTCGATTGGAATTTTAATTGGTACCTGGATGATTTCAGGGACAATTCCGATGATGATTTATTATGGTCTGCAAGTCATTGATCCTGCGTTTATTGTCTTAATTGCATTTGTGGTTTCAGCCATTATATCCATTGTAACTGGTACGTCATGGGGGTCTGCAGGTACTGTCGGTGTTGCGTTAATGGGCATTGCGACAGGTCTTGGGGCCAATCTCCCGGCAACAGCAGGAGCCATTGTGGCAGGTGCTTATTTTGGAGACAAACTTTCACCACTATCTGATACAACAAACCTTGCTCCAATTGCGGCGGGCAGTGAGTTGTATGAACATATTCGTCATATGTTATGGACGACAGTTCCTGCGGCGATTATCAGTCTATTAGTTTATCTATTTGTTGGCTTTAATCTATCTTCAGGTAATGTAGAAACACCGGAGACTATGAATACGATGCTGCAGACATTGGCAGATATGTTTGAGTGGAATCTCTTATTGTTGCTTCCGCCTATTATTATTTTGTATGGTTCCATTCGAAAAAAACCAACGCTTCCAACAATTATCCTTTCATCTTTTATTGCCGCGATTCTAGGGAAATGGCTGCAGGGGTTTTCAGCTACCGACATCTTTGCTTCTACGGTTTCAGGATTCCATGTATCCATGGTTAACCAGCCTGGTTTTGATCCGGAAAGTGTAATTTTTGAAGTAACGAGACTTGTAAATCAGGGTGGCATGCAATCCATGACCGGCGTGGTGTTAATCGCATTTAGTGCCTTTATTTTTGCCGGTATTATGACCAAATCTGGTTCACTGGAAGTTATTATCCGTGCACTCATGAAAATCGTCAAGCGTACGGGCGACCTGGTTCTGACTACCGTACTTTCCTGTATTACCATGGCATTAGTCACGGGGAATTCCTACCTATCAATCATCGTACCTGGCGAAATCTACAAAGATACGTACCGTAAACAAAAACTGCTGGCGAAAAATTTATCCAGAACCTTAGAAGACTCCGGTACTGTGGTCGTCCCTCTGATTCCGTGGTCTTCCGCAGGTGTATTTATGGCAGGTACCTTGGGTGTTCCGACGCTCAGCTATGCTCCATGGGCGATTTTATGTTACGTAGGTTTTATTTTTGCGATCATCCTTGGTTATACAGGTATTGGCATTGCAAAGAGTGTAAATGTAAATGAAATAGATAAGGATGAGGATGAAGTAAGTGCAAACTAA
- a CDS encoding sigma-54-dependent Fis family transcriptional regulator: protein MNKPIIFIITKEIDLYYTFRDKIHEIFGGEVQLRSNHFPPVDLEEVDLILSSGAEEIYRDIVDTSKVQAPLVVANRSIDFNKLEILFELPVGTKCLLVSNTKEVAYESMSMLERLGFDYLDFTPYSPDMDVIPDVCQIDVAVTHGLKDLVPEEIQRVIDLENRSLDLSTLFEIARILKQPFDQSRHMTMDYVKSFVRIGRELAQSVQNEHEMNSYLESVLDAAQEGIIFINADGKITIFNEEASSILGIDGQDSLGKNYTEVLRDFPIDQVMAKQEPFPRQMIPFQGLNILTTMKPLRLDETFTGAVITFQDVTHVQRMEQEIRKKKLNTGMTTKYTFDDIIGHSDLMRGTRNLAKKLARSDYTVLIMGESGTGKEIFAQAIHEHSSRRSGPFVAVNFAGITQSLAESELFGYEEGAFTGAARGGKAGLFELAQNGTIFLDEIGDAPLKIQAAILRVLQEKQVMRVGGNKMIPVNVRVVAATNKPLHDLIKEGTFREDLYYRLNQLPLEVPPLRNRKEDIQDLVDYFLQKNQIHMRFTTEIFDRLSVYQWPGNVRELEGLLTYLSVTVDGVEPSVQDLPRHLTIKNDNTSDVNKVIKLLDQAGDKRIFKEILQCLSLYQGGKSGIGRVTLKAMMNQPITESQLRTKLEILKKCECVYTGAKKQGTSITDFGKQVLSQL from the coding sequence GTGAACAAACCTATTATCTTCATTATTACGAAAGAGATTGATTTATACTATACATTCAGAGATAAGATCCACGAAATTTTTGGTGGTGAGGTTCAGCTGCGCAGCAATCATTTTCCGCCGGTTGACTTGGAAGAGGTAGATTTGATTCTGTCATCAGGGGCGGAGGAAATTTACAGAGACATTGTAGATACTTCCAAAGTGCAGGCTCCACTGGTGGTGGCCAATCGTTCTATCGACTTTAATAAACTTGAAATTCTCTTTGAGTTGCCAGTTGGGACAAAGTGTCTTCTGGTAAGTAATACGAAGGAAGTCGCCTATGAATCTATGTCCATGTTGGAGAGGCTCGGCTTTGATTATTTAGATTTTACACCGTATTCGCCGGACATGGATGTCATTCCGGATGTGTGTCAAATCGATGTAGCCGTAACACATGGGCTGAAGGACCTGGTACCTGAGGAAATTCAGCGGGTGATTGACCTTGAAAATCGGAGTCTGGATTTAAGTACTTTATTTGAAATTGCAAGGATTCTTAAACAGCCTTTTGATCAGTCGAGACATATGACTATGGATTACGTAAAAAGTTTTGTGCGGATTGGCCGGGAGCTTGCCCAGTCGGTTCAAAACGAGCATGAGATGAACTCTTACCTGGAATCGGTGCTGGATGCAGCGCAGGAAGGGATTATTTTTATTAATGCGGATGGGAAGATTACCATATTTAACGAGGAAGCGAGCAGTATTTTGGGGATAGATGGGCAGGATTCACTTGGAAAAAACTATACGGAAGTGCTGCGGGATTTTCCCATTGATCAAGTCATGGCCAAACAAGAACCCTTCCCTCGGCAAATGATTCCTTTTCAGGGTTTAAACATTTTAACAACGATGAAGCCTTTACGGCTGGATGAAACTTTTACGGGTGCAGTCATCACATTTCAGGATGTGACTCATGTGCAGCGAATGGAGCAGGAGATACGGAAGAAAAAACTTAATACCGGTATGACTACGAAATATACGTTTGATGATATTATCGGGCACAGCGATTTAATGAGGGGGACCCGGAATTTGGCAAAAAAGCTCGCCCGCAGTGATTATACAGTCCTGATTATGGGGGAGAGCGGAACGGGGAAAGAAATATTCGCCCAAGCTATTCATGAACATTCTTCACGGAGAAGCGGTCCTTTTGTGGCGGTCAATTTTGCAGGGATCACACAGTCGCTGGCTGAAAGTGAACTATTTGGGTATGAAGAAGGAGCTTTCACAGGTGCAGCAAGGGGTGGCAAGGCAGGATTATTTGAATTAGCTCAAAATGGTACGATTTTTTTAGATGAAATTGGTGATGCACCTCTGAAAATTCAGGCGGCCATCCTGCGGGTATTACAGGAAAAACAAGTCATGCGCGTGGGTGGCAACAAAATGATTCCTGTGAATGTGAGGGTCGTAGCGGCGACAAATAAACCCCTCCATGACCTCATCAAGGAAGGAACGTTTAGGGAAGACCTTTATTACCGGCTTAATCAGCTGCCTTTGGAGGTACCTCCACTGCGGAATCGAAAAGAGGATATACAGGATTTAGTTGATTACTTTTTACAGAAAAACCAGATTCATATGCGGTTTACCACGGAGATTTTCGACAGGCTTTCCGTTTACCAATGGCCCGGAAATGTCAGGGAATTAGAGGGACTGCTTACTTATCTCTCCGTGACTGTAGATGGTGTGGAGCCGTCTGTTCAGGATCTTCCCCGTCATTTGACGATAAAAAATGATAATACGAGTGATGTAAATAAAGTGATCAAATTGCTTGATCAGGCCGGGGACAAAAGAATTTTCAAGGAAATTCTTCAATGTCTGTCTCTATATCAGGGCGGGAAATCCGGAATTGGCCGTGTAACGTTAAAAGCGATGATGAATCAGCCAATTACGGAAAGTCAGTTACGTACGAAGCTGGAGATTTTGAAAAAGTGTGAATGTGTCTATACAGGTGCGAAAAAGCAGGGGACAAGCATTACGGATTTTGGGAAGCAGGTGCTTAGCCAGCTTTAG
- a CDS encoding NupC/NupG family nucleoside CNT transporter, which translates to MNILWGLLGIVSILGIGVLLSKNKKKIKARTILFGLTLQIVFAFLALESSIGRKVLESLSKVVQNIIGYTSEGISFLFGGLVGGEGSIFAFEVLTVIIFFSSMISILYYLGIMQWVIRIIGGGLAKLLGTSKTESLSAAANIFVGHTEAPLVVKPFLKKMTESELFAIMVGGMASVSGSVLVGYSLLGIPLEFLLAASFMAAPSGLIMAKLIVPQTATEEELAEINKEVETIDDDEAEESKPANIIDAAASGASTGLKMALEIAGMLLAFVSLVALINGGLGLIGGLFGLESLTLEQILGIILSPIAFLIGVPWEEAVQAGQFIGQKIAINEFVAFASLGEVINSLSDKTAMLLSFALAGFANFGSIAVQIGALGSLAPTRRNHVSKLGMRAMIAGSLASLLNAAIAGMFF; encoded by the coding sequence TTGAATATATTATGGGGTTTGCTGGGGATTGTATCCATTCTTGGGATAGGAGTTCTTCTCAGTAAAAATAAAAAGAAAATTAAAGCAAGAACTATCCTATTTGGACTAACGCTGCAAATTGTATTTGCCTTTCTCGCTTTAGAGTCATCAATTGGTCGTAAGGTTCTGGAAAGTCTTTCAAAAGTCGTACAAAATATCATCGGCTATACAAGTGAAGGAATTTCATTTCTATTTGGTGGCTTAGTCGGTGGTGAAGGATCCATCTTTGCCTTTGAAGTACTGACCGTCATCATCTTCTTCTCATCCATGATTTCGATCTTGTACTATTTAGGTATTATGCAATGGGTGATACGCATTATCGGTGGTGGCTTGGCTAAACTATTAGGGACTAGTAAAACCGAATCCTTATCTGCAGCTGCAAATATTTTCGTTGGACATACCGAGGCACCATTAGTTGTTAAGCCATTCTTAAAGAAGATGACAGAATCCGAACTCTTCGCCATCATGGTCGGAGGAATGGCCTCCGTATCAGGGTCTGTACTTGTCGGTTACTCTCTATTAGGGATACCCCTTGAATTTCTATTAGCCGCAAGTTTTATGGCCGCTCCATCAGGATTAATCATGGCCAAATTAATTGTGCCACAGACGGCAACAGAAGAAGAACTGGCTGAAATCAATAAAGAAGTAGAAACGATTGATGATGATGAAGCAGAAGAATCAAAACCCGCAAATATCATCGATGCAGCAGCAAGCGGGGCCTCAACCGGTCTTAAAATGGCACTGGAAATCGCAGGTATGCTGCTGGCATTTGTATCCTTAGTTGCTCTAATTAACGGAGGATTAGGTTTAATCGGCGGTCTCTTTGGATTGGAAAGTTTAACATTAGAACAGATTCTCGGGATTATTCTTTCACCAATCGCATTTCTTATTGGCGTTCCTTGGGAAGAAGCTGTACAGGCCGGACAATTTATCGGTCAAAAGATTGCAATCAATGAATTTGTTGCCTTCGCTTCTTTAGGTGAAGTCATTAATTCCCTTTCTGATAAAACCGCAATGCTTTTAAGTTTCGCTTTAGCCGGATTCGCTAACTTCGGCTCAATCGCGGTTCAAATTGGTGCCTTAGGTTCATTAGCTCCTACCCGCAGAAATCATGTATCAAAATTAGGAATGCGGGCCATGATTGCCGGTTCTCTGGCGTCTCTATTAAACGCTGCCATTGCTGGAATGTTCTTTTAA
- the deoC gene encoding deoxyribose-phosphate aldolase, with protein sequence MTTYSVEEVAKRIQHTNVNPDVTKEEILSICNDCLEYGFDGVMLQPGWIGVAKEQLKGSDVKICTALGYPMGGALTQSKVQEMRDVVASGAEQVDFMANIGYLKSGMYEEYKNEMAEIVKAADGKVTKIMLEFGMLTQDEKEKAAELALEAGVSYLKNSSGWGKGGHATVEDIKLLKSIAGDQALVKASGGIRDMEKATDILNAGASLIGTSAGVKIVGGAGEALTDY encoded by the coding sequence ATGACAACGTATAGTGTTGAAGAAGTAGCAAAGCGCATACAGCATACGAATGTGAATCCAGATGTGACAAAAGAAGAAATCCTGAGTATTTGTAATGATTGCCTGGAATATGGCTTTGATGGTGTCATGCTTCAGCCTGGATGGATTGGGGTTGCTAAGGAGCAGCTTAAAGGATCTGACGTGAAGATCTGTACGGCTCTCGGCTATCCAATGGGAGGTGCCTTAACCCAATCTAAAGTCCAGGAAATGAGAGATGTCGTTGCTTCAGGTGCTGAACAGGTTGATTTCATGGCAAATATCGGCTACCTCAAGAGCGGCATGTATGAAGAGTATAAAAATGAGATGGCAGAAATCGTTAAAGCTGCTGACGGCAAAGTAACTAAGATTATGCTTGAATTTGGCATGCTGACACAGGATGAAAAGGAAAAAGCAGCAGAACTGGCATTGGAAGCCGGCGTTTCCTATCTTAAAAATTCCAGTGGCTGGGGCAAAGGCGGCCATGCAACCGTTGAAGATATTAAACTATTAAAATCGATTGCCGGAGATCAGGCACTTGTTAAGGCATCCGGCGGTATTCGTGACATGGAGAAAGCTACCGATATCCTCAACGCTGGCGCCAGTTTAATAGGAACCAGTGCCGGAGTCAAAATTGTAGGTGGTGCAGGTGAAGCATTAACTGACTATTAA
- a CDS encoding GntR family transcriptional regulator, translating to MTKKFKIDSNSPTPIYQQIADWMTENITSGTWEKGQKLQSEEELSRQLEINRGTLRKAISVLIEQGMLIRIHGKGTFVDEQKISYPFAQELISFAESMEAKGYTFQTNVLEKKIIHPNIQTQKKLDITDNDYVLYLQRVRLIENEPTIVLANWVSLKHCPGIDQEDFETVSLFSAIEKYSNSKITVGTRRFSAKALNQKQANLISMNKNDPVLHINQTTFLLNDIPIEHSEVLLRTDKYEVTSVLTR from the coding sequence GTGACTAAAAAGTTTAAAATTGACAGTAACAGTCCAACCCCCATCTACCAGCAGATTGCAGACTGGATGACTGAAAACATTACGTCTGGTACTTGGGAGAAAGGACAAAAATTACAGTCTGAGGAAGAATTATCAAGACAGTTAGAAATCAATCGCGGGACGTTACGAAAGGCCATCTCAGTTCTGATTGAGCAGGGAATGTTGATCCGTATCCATGGAAAAGGCACATTCGTTGATGAACAAAAAATTTCTTATCCATTCGCTCAGGAACTTATATCCTTTGCGGAATCGATGGAAGCCAAAGGTTATACATTTCAAACCAACGTACTGGAGAAAAAAATCATCCATCCCAATATTCAAACACAAAAAAAGCTGGATATAACGGACAATGACTATGTCCTCTATTTACAAAGAGTAAGGTTAATCGAAAATGAGCCCACAATCGTACTTGCTAACTGGGTCTCCCTAAAGCATTGTCCAGGGATAGATCAGGAGGATTTTGAAACAGTGAGTCTGTTCAGCGCCATTGAAAAGTACTCCAATTCTAAAATAACCGTTGGAACAAGACGTTTTTCGGCAAAGGCATTAAATCAAAAACAAGCAAACCTTATCTCAATGAATAAAAATGATCCTGTACTTCATATCAACCAGACTACATTTCTATTAAATGATATACCCATTGAACATTCTGAAGTACTGCTGCGAACGGATAAGTATGAGGTGACATCTGTTTTAACCAGATAA